A window of Acidobacteriota bacterium genomic DNA:
TGCTGATGGACGACATCCAGTTCCTGGCCGGCAAGGAGCGGACCCAGGAGGAATTTTTCCATACCTTCAATGCCCTCTACGACACGCAGAAGCAGATCGTCATCTCCTCGGATTCCCCGCCCAAGGAGATCCCTTCTTTGGAGGAGCGCCTGCACAGCCGTTTCGAGTGGGGACTGATCGCCGACATCCAGCCTCCCGACCTGGAGACCAAGATGGCCATTCTGGCCAAGAAGGCCGCGGCCGAGGAAGTGGGGCTGGCCGAGGACGTCTGCTTTTACATCGCCAACAACACCAAGTCCAACGTTCGCGAGCTGGAGGGAGCGCTGGTGCGCTTGGTGGCCTATTCCAGCCTGACCGGCGAAGAGATCTCCCTGAAGCTGGCCCAGAAGGTGCTCAAGCCCTTGGCGGACCCCTCCTCGCGTCCGGTGACCGTGCCTCTTATCCAGAAGGCGGTTGCCGACCACTTCTCGCTCAAGGTCACCGACTTGAAGGCCAAGACCAACGCCCGCCGCATCTCCTACCCGCGACAGGTGGCCATGTATCTGTGCAAGGAGCTGACCGACCATTCCCTGCCTCAGATCGGACGCGATTTCGGCGGCAAGCATCACACCACCGTTCTCCACGCGGTGCGCAAGATCAAAAAGCAGCGCGCGGAGGACCGCGGGGTGGAGCAGACTTTAAATCGGCTCTTAGACCTGCTTTAATAAGCCAGCCGGCTTCGTTACCAGGTGGACGGTTCTATCGGATCAACGGGAGAAAGCGCAGATGGAATTCGTAGTCGAAAAAGCGGGTTTCTTTAAGGAGTTGCAATATGTCCAGGGCGTGGTGGAGCGAAAGACCACGGTGCCCATTCTGTCCAACATTCTCCTCGAGGCGGAAGAGGGCAAGCTGGCCGTGACCGCCACCGACCTGGACGTCACGGTGCGCTGCTCCTGCCCCGCCAGCGTCAGCCAGGGCGGTGCGCTGGCCATCTCGGCCCGCAAGCTCTTCGACATGGTGCGCCTGCTTCCCGAGAAGCCCATCCATTTCAAGGACGGCGACGAGGACTGGATCAACGTTGTCTGCGACCGCTCCAAGTTCAAGGTTCCCGGCCTTTCCAAGGAGAACTTCCCGGAAGTGCCGGTGGTGGGCGACGAGACCGTCGATTTGCCCGCCGCAGCGCTGCGCTACATGATCTCCCACTGCATCTTCGCCGTCACCCAGGAGGAGTCGCGCTACTCCCTCAACGGCGCTTTGATGCTGCTGGACGGCAAGGAACTGACCTTTGTCACCACCGACGGACACCGCCTGGCGCTGGTGCGCAAGACCTTGAGCGAGAGCAAGAGCGACGAGGAGGTCCGCATCCTGGTTCCCAAGAAGACGCTGGTGGAGTTGGGCAAGATGAGCGAAGAGGTGGAGAAGGTGCGCTTCGGCCGCACCGACAACCATCTCTTCTTCAAGCTGGGCGACCGGCTGCTGGTTTCGCGAGTGCTGACGGGCCAGTTCCCCAACTACGAAATGGTGGTGCCCCGCGACAACGACCGCCGCGCCACCCTCGACAGCCAGTCCTTCGAAGACGCCGTCAAGCGCGTCCAGGTGATGGCCGACGAGCAGTCGAGGGGAGTCCGCTTCGCCCTTTCGGAGGGCGAGCTCAACATATCTTCGGCCAGCGCCGACTACGGCGAGGCTCGCGAATCGCTTCCCTTGCAGTACCAGGGCGAGAAGGTCGAGATCGCCTTCAACGCCGCCTACTTGCTGGACTTCTTGGGATCGCTCTCCAACGAGCAGGTTTCCATGGAGCTGCGCGATTCCGAGACCCAGGGCCTGTTCCGTCCCGTGGACGAAGAGGACTACGACTACAAGTACGTCGTCATGCCCATGAAGATCTAGGTCAGCCGCCCGGCTGGGCCGTTCCCTGTCGGCCTTTTGGCCCAAGCGCCGGCAAGCGCTCGCGGGCGGCCTCCGCCCGATCCGCCCGCGCCTTTCCGCAAAGCCCGTCGCGCCACCCCGCGCAAGCCCCCAAAGCCAGCGTCCACAGGGGGTTGACGGCAGTCCGCTGTGCTATAATCAGGTGTTTATTCGGGGTGGTCCGAAGATGGAGTCTATATGGCTGAAAAGGCTAAAGTTTTAAGAGACGCTTTGCTGGACGAGGACGGCAATTACAACGCCGACAAAATCAAGGTCCTGGAAGGTCTGGAGGCGGTGCGCAAGCGGCCCGCCATGTATATCGGATCGACCGGTCCGCAGGGGCTCCACCATCTGGTTTACGAGGTGGTGGACAACTCCGTGGACGAGGCTTTGGCCGGCTACTGCAGCTCCATCGAGGTGACCATCAACGAGGACGGCTCGGTCACGGTGCTGGACGACGGGCGCGGGATTCCGGTCGACCTTCATGCCGGCAAAGGAATACCGGCCGCCCAAGTGGTGATGACGGTGCTGCACGCCGGAGGCAAGTTCGACAGCGACAGCTACAAGGTTTCGGGCGGGCTGCACGGCGTGGGCGTTTCGGTAGTCAACGGGCTTTCAGAGTGGCTGCACCTGGAGATCTGGCGCAAAGGCAAGTGCTACAAGCAGAGCTATTCGCGCGGCGTTCCCACCACGCCCTTTCACGAGGAGGGGTCCACCGAGCGGCGCGGCACCAAGATCACCTTCATGCCCGACGACCTGATTTTCGAGACCCTGGATTTTCACTTCGACACCCTGGTGCAGCGCATGCGCGAGATGGCCTTTCTGACATCGGGGCTGTCGATCACCATTGAGGACCGGCGCAGCGACGAGCGCCACACCTTTCAGTACGACGGCGGCATCCGCGATTTCGTGGAGTACCTGAACAAGAACGAAACCGTCCTCCATCCCCCCGTTCACATTCAGGACGAGCGGGAGGACATTCAGGTGGAGGTGGCGCTGCAGTACAACAACAGCTACCACGAGAAGCTCTTCTCTTTCGCCAACACCATCAATACGGTGGAGGGAGGCACCCACCTGAGCGGGTTCCGTACCGCGCTGACCCGGGTCGTCAACGTCTTCGCCGCCAATCACCGCGGCTTCAAAGACCTCAAGCGCAACCTCAGCGGAGAGGACCTGCGCGAGGGCCTGACAGCGGTGGTCAGCGTCAAGCTCTCGGAGCCTCAGTTCGAGGGGCAGACCAAGGCCAAGCTGGGCAACAGCGAAGCCAAGGGCATCGTGGACCGCATCTGCAACGAGTTGCTCACCTTCCACTTCGAAGAGAATCCCGCCGTCATCAAGATCATCGTGGAAAAGGCCGTGGAGGCGGCCCGGGCCCGCGATGCGGCCCGCAAGGCCCGCGACCTGACGCGGCGCAAGAGCGCCCTCGACAACCTGCAGCTCCCCGGCAAGCTGGCCGACTGCCAGGAGCGCGACCCCTCCCAGGCCGAGCTCTACATCGTGGAGGGAGATTCGGCGGGCGGCTCGGCCAAGCAAGGCCGCGACCGGCGCTTTCAGGCCATCCTGCCCATCAAGGGCAAGATCCTCAACATCGAGAAGGCCCGCCTGGACAAGATGCTCAGCAACGACGAAGTGACCACCATGATCTCGGCCATCGGAGCCGGCATCGGGGACGAAGACTTCGACCTGGAAAAGCTGCGCTACCACAAGATCATTATCATGACCGACGCCGACGTGGACGGAAGCCACATCCGTACCTTGCTGCTGACCTTCTTCTTCCGGCAGATGACCGACCTCATCAACCACGGGCACATCTACATCGCCCAGCCTCCGCTCTTCGGCATCAAGAAGGGCAAGTCGGAAACCTACTTCCAGAACGAGAACGCCCTCAACGAATTCCTTCTCAGCCGGGCCACCGAAGGCATTGTCGTGGCCCTGCCCGAGAAGGACCTGGAATGGGAAGGCGAAGAACTCATCAAGAAGATGAAGGTGCTCATCGACTACTCGGAACGGCGCACCCGCATGGCTTCGCGGCTGGGATCGGCCTCGGTGCTGCGCCACCTTCTGCGCTATCTGGAGGAGCATCCCGACCTGCGCCTGGACCGCACCAGC
This region includes:
- the dnaA gene encoding chromosomal replication initiator protein DnaA; the protein is MELWDSVLETVKGRVSEQNFEVWFRPTSQKARDGSKRTLSVRVPNKHFKYWLSKHYRDIIEEALAEAGAEGYQVQYALEGDDQPISPQAADGGEGGGEVSAPLKGLNPKYNFSDFVVGSCNQFAHAASVAVAEQPATAYNPLFIYGGVGLGKTHLMHAIGHTIHSVKPSLQLTYMSSERFMNELINAIRYDQTPQFREKYRSIDVLLMDDIQFLAGKERTQEEFFHTFNALYDTQKQIVISSDSPPKEIPSLEERLHSRFEWGLIADIQPPDLETKMAILAKKAAAEEVGLAEDVCFYIANNTKSNVRELEGALVRLVAYSSLTGEEISLKLAQKVLKPLADPSSRPVTVPLIQKAVADHFSLKVTDLKAKTNARRISYPRQVAMYLCKELTDHSLPQIGRDFGGKHHTTVLHAVRKIKKQRAEDRGVEQTLNRLLDLL
- the dnaN gene encoding DNA polymerase III subunit beta — protein: MEFVVEKAGFFKELQYVQGVVERKTTVPILSNILLEAEEGKLAVTATDLDVTVRCSCPASVSQGGALAISARKLFDMVRLLPEKPIHFKDGDEDWINVVCDRSKFKVPGLSKENFPEVPVVGDETVDLPAAALRYMISHCIFAVTQEESRYSLNGALMLLDGKELTFVTTDGHRLALVRKTLSESKSDEEVRILVPKKTLVELGKMSEEVEKVRFGRTDNHLFFKLGDRLLVSRVLTGQFPNYEMVVPRDNDRRATLDSQSFEDAVKRVQVMADEQSRGVRFALSEGELNISSASADYGEARESLPLQYQGEKVEIAFNAAYLLDFLGSLSNEQVSMELRDSETQGLFRPVDEEDYDYKYVVMPMKI
- the gyrB gene encoding DNA topoisomerase (ATP-hydrolyzing) subunit B; this translates as MAEKAKVLRDALLDEDGNYNADKIKVLEGLEAVRKRPAMYIGSTGPQGLHHLVYEVVDNSVDEALAGYCSSIEVTINEDGSVTVLDDGRGIPVDLHAGKGIPAAQVVMTVLHAGGKFDSDSYKVSGGLHGVGVSVVNGLSEWLHLEIWRKGKCYKQSYSRGVPTTPFHEEGSTERRGTKITFMPDDLIFETLDFHFDTLVQRMREMAFLTSGLSITIEDRRSDERHTFQYDGGIRDFVEYLNKNETVLHPPVHIQDEREDIQVEVALQYNNSYHEKLFSFANTINTVEGGTHLSGFRTALTRVVNVFAANHRGFKDLKRNLSGEDLREGLTAVVSVKLSEPQFEGQTKAKLGNSEAKGIVDRICNELLTFHFEENPAVIKIIVEKAVEAARARDAARKARDLTRRKSALDNLQLPGKLADCQERDPSQAELYIVEGDSAGGSAKQGRDRRFQAILPIKGKILNIEKARLDKMLSNDEVTTMISAIGAGIGDEDFDLEKLRYHKIIIMTDADVDGSHIRTLLLTFFFRQMTDLINHGHIYIAQPPLFGIKKGKSETYFQNENALNEFLLSRATEGIVVALPEKDLEWEGEELIKKMKVLIDYSERRTRMASRLGSASVLRHLLRYLEEHPDLRLDRTSLKNFFREEEKLMALGRAVARQKEKIELLPDGEGGLEQVRLTAGSGSPSYIRSDMLASDDFRSLVRLDSQVADFHDSPALIRRQDGSEERFEDPAELAKAISEAGRKGLGPIQRYKGLGEMNPDQLWKTTMDPERRTLLKVDIEDAIATHEMFTLLMGDQVEPRRDFIQENALNVRNLDI